One genomic window of Halobellus limi includes the following:
- a CDS encoding ArsR/SmtB family transcription factor, protein MSGVLPPEPDRGATEEDGGDLRVLPLDDDEAARLINCLAADTARSTLTALQNDPATASELADGVGTSLQNVRHHLDNLREAGLVRVVDTRYSVKGREMKVYAPTRDSLVVCVGDSADVD, encoded by the coding sequence ATGTCGGGCGTGCTACCGCCGGAACCGGATCGAGGTGCGACCGAGGAAGATGGTGGCGATCTCCGTGTCCTCCCGCTCGACGACGACGAAGCCGCGCGGCTCATCAACTGCCTCGCCGCCGACACCGCCCGCTCGACGCTCACGGCCCTCCAGAACGACCCCGCCACCGCCTCTGAACTCGCTGACGGCGTCGGGACGTCGCTGCAGAACGTCCGACACCACCTCGACAACCTCCGGGAGGCCGGTCTCGTCCGCGTCGTCGACACCCGGTACTCGGTGAAGGGGAGAGAGATGAAGGTGTACGCGCCGACGCGCGACTCACTCGTCGTCTGCGTGGGCGACTCTGCGGACGTCGACTGA
- a CDS encoding NAD(P)H-hydrate dehydratase gives MAAVDRNAEALCVPRKQLMESSGNAVARAVRGLADAGASVTVVAGRGNNGGDAFVAARFLDDYEVSVRLLGRPESIATDIARENWEALRAAECDAEAVTDSANLDLGDPDVVVDAMLGTGVTGALREPEATAAKAVNDLDASVLSVDVPSGVDADTGESAGVAVDADRVVTFHDEKPGLSALDAEVTVADIGIPAAAERFTGPGDLLALDRPSQSHKGDFGEVLVVGGGPYTGAPALAAQSALRAGADLVRVACPEAVAREIQGYSENLILRPYDGERLASEHVEDVLSLAADHDVAVLGPGLGDHEETLAAVAEFLERYDGTAVVDADALQVVPEVDTEATLLCTPHQGELRKMGGETDEDWRTRADLASEFAAELGHVLLVKGAYDVIAAGDETRVNRTGNPGMTVGGTGDVLAGAAGALACVLSPFQAAAVAAYANGRAGDAAVEENGYGLLATDLIDRLPAALRSDTR, from the coding sequence ATGGCCGCCGTCGACCGCAACGCCGAGGCGCTCTGCGTCCCGCGGAAGCAGTTGATGGAGTCGAGCGGCAACGCCGTCGCCCGCGCGGTCCGCGGCCTCGCGGACGCGGGCGCGTCCGTCACCGTCGTGGCCGGCCGGGGGAACAACGGCGGCGACGCGTTCGTCGCGGCGCGGTTCCTGGACGACTACGAGGTGTCCGTCCGCCTGCTCGGCCGCCCGGAGTCGATCGCGACCGACATCGCCCGGGAGAACTGGGAGGCGCTCCGCGCGGCGGAGTGCGACGCGGAGGCGGTGACTGACTCCGCGAACCTGGACCTCGGCGACCCCGACGTCGTCGTCGACGCGATGCTCGGAACCGGCGTGACGGGCGCGCTCCGCGAACCCGAGGCGACGGCCGCGAAGGCGGTCAACGACCTCGACGCGTCGGTGCTCTCGGTCGACGTCCCCTCCGGCGTCGACGCCGACACCGGCGAGTCCGCGGGCGTCGCCGTCGACGCCGATCGCGTGGTGACGTTCCACGACGAGAAGCCCGGCCTGTCGGCGCTCGACGCCGAGGTCACCGTCGCAGACATCGGGATCCCGGCGGCCGCAGAACGGTTCACGGGGCCGGGCGACCTGTTGGCCCTGGACCGGCCGTCACAGAGCCACAAGGGCGACTTCGGAGAGGTGCTCGTCGTCGGCGGGGGCCCCTACACCGGCGCGCCGGCGCTCGCCGCGCAGTCGGCGCTCCGCGCGGGAGCGGATCTCGTCCGCGTCGCCTGCCCCGAGGCCGTGGCCCGGGAGATCCAGGGCTACAGCGAGAACCTCATCCTCCGCCCGTACGACGGCGAGCGTCTCGCGAGCGAACACGTCGAGGACGTCCTGTCGCTCGCGGCCGACCACGACGTCGCCGTCCTGGGCCCCGGACTCGGGGATCACGAAGAGACGCTCGCGGCGGTCGCGGAGTTCCTCGAACGCTACGACGGCACGGCGGTCGTCGACGCCGACGCGCTGCAGGTGGTACCCGAAGTCGATACGGAGGCGACGCTGCTGTGCACGCCCCACCAGGGGGAGTTGCGAAAGATGGGCGGCGAGACCGACGAGGACTGGCGGACGAGAGCCGACCTCGCCTCGGAATTCGCGGCCGAACTCGGCCACGTCCTGCTCGTGAAGGGCGCCTACGACGTGATCGCCGCGGGCGACGAGACGAGGGTGAACCGGACCGGGAACCCGGGGATGACCGTCGGCGGCACCGGCGACGTCCTCGCGGGGGCGGCCGGCGCGCTGGCGTGCGTCCTCTCGCCCTTCCAGGCGGCCGCCGTCGCCGCCTACGCGAACGGCCGCGCCGGGGACGCGGCGGTGGAGGAGAACGGGTACGGCCTCCTGGCGACGGACCTGATCGATCGACTGCCCGCGGCACTTCGGAGTGACACACGATGA
- the moaC gene encoding cyclic pyranopterin monophosphate synthase MoaC, with protein sequence MTSDENTDETTEHRDGEATASEDDADSQRTDGGDRAAGDDDAELTHVDETGDVQMVDVGSKPDSKRRAVARGEIHLSASTIGAIRSDAVEKGDVLATARIGAVQAVKHTWETIPMCHQIPITNVDTDFDVREECVRLTVTVETTGKTGCEMEALEGVTTGLNVVWDMVKAAEKDGSGQYPGTRIGGVEVLTKEKRRVDESD encoded by the coding sequence ATGACATCTGACGAGAACACCGACGAGACCACGGAGCACAGAGACGGGGAGGCGACCGCCTCCGAGGACGACGCCGACTCCCAACGCACGGACGGCGGCGACCGCGCCGCCGGAGACGACGACGCGGAACTCACCCACGTTGACGAGACGGGCGACGTCCAGATGGTCGACGTCGGGTCGAAGCCCGACTCGAAGCGGCGCGCGGTGGCGCGCGGCGAGATCCACCTCTCGGCGTCGACGATCGGTGCGATCCGCTCCGACGCGGTCGAAAAGGGTGACGTGCTCGCGACCGCCCGGATCGGTGCGGTGCAGGCGGTCAAACACACCTGGGAGACGATCCCGATGTGCCACCAGATCCCGATCACGAACGTCGACACCGACTTCGACGTCCGCGAGGAGTGCGTACGGCTCACCGTGACCGTCGAGACGACCGGCAAGACCGGCTGCGAGATGGAGGCCCTGGAGGGCGTCACGACGGGGTTGAACGTCGTCTGGGACATGGTGAAGGCCGCCGAAAAGGACGGGTCCGGACAGTATCCGGGAACGCGGATCGGCGGCGTCGAGGTCCTCACGAAGGAGAAGCGACGGGTCGACGAATCGGACTGA
- the hflX gene encoding GTPase HflX has protein sequence MSGTSPVVVAKRVDGGDDADLTEIADLASAAGYDVVGRLSQSREEDAAYHFGEGKVEELAALVRETDAQAVVVDNRLGPYQTYNIGGKLPEGVEVIDRFTLILEIFGQRANTRKAQLQVELAELRYELPRAEAKASLAKRDERPGFMGLGEYDESRERDIKAQISRIKQELDAIAEKEETRREQRRESGFDLVALAGYTNAGKSTLMRQLADDLDVSENEDLHPDLDPTAESEDRLFTTLGTTTRRADTGTRDVLLTDTVGFISDLPHWLVESFESTLDSVYRADLVLLVVDASESVEEMREKLVTCHDTLYERNEAPIVTVLNKIDRVDDDELAEKRAALDALAPNPVAVSGLTGENVEELTARIEAELPDWREERLLLPLSDDAMSLVSWLYDHGNVEREEYTGEDVLVEFSARPAIVEKARSKAAEVRAPPGSAESGDVSEASVDSP, from the coding sequence ATGAGCGGAACGAGCCCCGTCGTCGTCGCCAAGCGGGTGGACGGCGGCGACGACGCCGATCTGACCGAGATCGCGGACCTGGCGAGCGCGGCCGGCTACGACGTCGTCGGCCGGCTCTCGCAGTCGCGCGAGGAGGACGCCGCTTACCACTTCGGCGAGGGGAAAGTCGAGGAACTCGCGGCGTTAGTGAGAGAAACCGACGCCCAGGCGGTCGTCGTCGACAACCGACTGGGCCCGTATCAGACGTACAACATCGGCGGGAAGTTGCCGGAGGGCGTCGAGGTGATCGACCGCTTCACGCTCATCCTGGAGATCTTCGGCCAGCGCGCGAACACTCGGAAGGCGCAGTTGCAGGTCGAACTCGCCGAGTTGCGCTACGAACTCCCGCGCGCGGAGGCGAAGGCGTCGTTGGCGAAACGCGACGAGCGCCCCGGGTTCATGGGGCTCGGCGAGTACGACGAGAGCCGCGAGCGCGACATCAAAGCGCAGATCTCCCGCATCAAGCAGGAACTCGACGCCATCGCCGAGAAAGAGGAGACCCGCCGCGAGCAGCGCCGGGAATCGGGCTTCGATCTCGTCGCGCTCGCGGGCTACACGAACGCCGGCAAGTCGACGCTGATGCGACAGCTCGCCGACGACCTCGACGTCTCCGAGAACGAGGACCTCCACCCGGACCTCGACCCGACCGCCGAGTCCGAAGACCGCCTGTTCACGACGCTCGGGACGACGACCCGCCGCGCGGACACCGGGACCAGAGACGTCCTCCTGACCGACACGGTCGGGTTCATCTCCGATCTCCCCCACTGGCTCGTCGAGTCCTTCGAGTCGACGCTGGACTCGGTCTACCGCGCGGACCTCGTGTTGCTCGTCGTCGACGCCTCCGAGTCCGTCGAGGAGATGCGCGAGAAGCTCGTCACCTGTCACGACACGCTCTACGAGCGCAACGAGGCGCCGATCGTCACCGTCCTCAACAAGATCGACCGCGTCGACGACGACGAACTGGCGGAGAAGCGCGCGGCGCTGGACGCGCTCGCGCCCAACCCCGTCGCCGTCTCGGGGCTCACCGGCGAGAACGTCGAGGAACTCACCGCGCGGATCGAGGCCGAACTGCCCGACTGGCGCGAGGAACGGCTGCTCTTGCCGCTCTCGGACGACGCGATGAGCCTGGTCTCGTGGCTCTACGACCACGGCAACGTCGAGCGCGAGGAGTACACCGGCGAGGACGTCCTCGTCGAGTTCTCGGCCCGTCCGGCCATCGTCGAGAAGGCCCGGTCGAAGGCCGCCGAAGTGCGCGCGCCGCCGGGGTCCGCCGAATCGGGGGACGTCTCCGAGGCGAGCGTCGACAGCCCGTAG
- a CDS encoding DMT family transporter: MIRRIRSQFLPPDATLFVALATVWGLSFVAIEAGLAHVPPLFFAALRYALAGVLVLAYAAVTTDRLRPRGRTEWLNVAVVGGFLVGAYHALLYLGQLSVPGPVAAVVVSLSPVLTAAFAAVLLDDSLDAVAAGGFLLGLVGVAVVADFDLGNLLTADVLGIGLLLVAAAAFALGSVLSTPLRTTLADVSMQAWAMLVGAGLLFAGSIARGEPVATVEWTTTALAALAYLTLFSGVLGFLIYFALHERVGPAESNLVSYFQPIVAALAGWALLGQTVTETTVLGFLGIFAGFVLVKHEIVRERLGIGGAHFAPRNPMLTFSCRVIERGRGLTFERDVASEDLYGSTTSGFGHDAD; encoded by the coding sequence ATGATACGTCGTATTCGTTCGCAGTTTCTCCCACCCGACGCGACGCTTTTCGTCGCGCTCGCGACGGTCTGGGGGCTGTCGTTCGTCGCCATCGAAGCCGGACTCGCCCACGTGCCACCGCTCTTCTTTGCGGCCCTTCGCTACGCACTCGCCGGCGTGCTCGTCCTCGCGTACGCCGCGGTCACGACCGATCGCCTGCGCCCCCGCGGCCGCACGGAGTGGTTGAACGTCGCCGTCGTCGGCGGGTTCCTCGTCGGCGCGTACCACGCTCTCCTGTACCTCGGGCAGCTGTCGGTCCCCGGCCCGGTCGCCGCGGTCGTGGTGAGCCTCTCGCCCGTGCTGACCGCGGCGTTCGCGGCCGTGCTCCTCGACGACTCCCTCGACGCGGTCGCGGCCGGCGGCTTCCTGCTCGGCCTCGTCGGCGTCGCCGTCGTGGCCGACTTCGACCTCGGGAACCTCCTGACCGCCGACGTCCTCGGGATCGGACTCCTGCTCGTCGCGGCCGCGGCCTTCGCGCTCGGATCGGTGCTCTCGACGCCGCTTCGGACGACGCTCGCCGACGTGTCGATGCAGGCGTGGGCGATGCTCGTCGGCGCGGGTCTGCTCTTCGCGGGATCGATCGCTCGGGGCGAGCCTGTCGCCACCGTCGAGTGGACGACGACCGCACTCGCCGCCCTGGCGTACCTGACGCTCTTCTCGGGCGTGCTCGGCTTCCTGATCTACTTCGCGCTGCACGAGCGCGTCGGCCCCGCCGAGAGCAACCTGGTGAGCTACTTCCAGCCGATTGTCGCCGCGCTCGCGGGGTGGGCTCTCCTCGGACAGACCGTCACCGAGACCACCGTCCTCGGCTTCCTCGGCATCTTCGCCGGCTTCGTGCTCGTGAAACACGAGATCGTCCGCGAGCGGCTGGGCATAGGCGGTGCGCACTTCGCCCCGCGGAACCCGATGCTTACCTTCAGCTGCCGGGTCATCGAGCGCGGTCGCGGGCTCACCTTCGAACGCGACGTCGCCTCCGAGGACCTCTACGGGTCGACGACGAGTGGCTTCGGCCACGACGCCGACTGA
- the thrS gene encoding threonine--tRNA ligase, which produces MSEIVVRLPDGSELSVAEDATVEDVAYEIGPGLGRDTVAGVVDGELVDKAAPVHDGAEIVIVTDQSDEYLRVLRHSAAHVFAQALQRLYPEAKLAIGPPTDEGFYYDVANVDLDAEDLEEIEAEMEEIIEEDLPIERELRPREEALETYEDNRYKREILEDEAAGEDPVSFYTQGDFEDLCKGPHVESTGDIGAVKLLNISSAFWRGDEDEDTLTRIYGTAFESESDLEEYLTLREEAQERDHRKLGQELDLFSIPDVTGPGLPLYHPNGKKILDELGDYARSLNLDAGYDPVETPHLFRTELWKKSGHYDNYVDDMFLMDVNDEEYGLKPMNCPGHATIFDQKSWSYRDLPVRYFEDGKVYRKEQRGELSGLSRVWSFTIDDGHLFCRPEQIEQEVNQVMEAIYEVLDTFDLDAHVALATRPEKSVGGDEIWEQAESQLRSVLENQGIDYDLEPGDGAFYGPKIDFAFEDALGRKWDGPTVQLDFNMPERFELSYTGEDNEDHRPVMIHRALYGSYERFFMVLIEHFDGKFPFWLAPEQVRVLPISDDQLGYAHRVKNELGDFRVSVEDRSWTLGRKIREAQEDRVPYMIVVGGDEEEAGTISVRDRKEREDQDVEIETFRAHLEDEYAEKRIEPDFLDE; this is translated from the coding sequence ATGAGCGAAATCGTTGTTCGCCTCCCCGACGGCTCCGAACTCTCCGTCGCGGAGGACGCGACGGTCGAGGACGTCGCCTACGAGATCGGCCCCGGACTCGGCCGCGACACCGTCGCGGGCGTCGTCGACGGCGAACTCGTCGACAAGGCCGCGCCCGTCCACGACGGCGCCGAGATCGTGATCGTGACGGACCAGAGCGACGAGTACCTCCGCGTCCTGCGACATTCCGCGGCCCACGTCTTCGCGCAGGCGCTGCAGCGACTCTACCCCGAGGCGAAACTCGCGATCGGGCCGCCGACCGACGAGGGGTTCTACTACGACGTCGCGAACGTCGACCTCGACGCGGAAGATCTGGAGGAGATCGAGGCCGAGATGGAGGAGATCATAGAGGAGGACCTCCCGATCGAACGCGAACTCCGACCCCGCGAGGAGGCCCTCGAGACCTACGAGGACAACCGCTACAAGCGCGAGATCCTCGAGGACGAGGCCGCCGGTGAGGACCCCGTCTCCTTTTATACCCAAGGCGACTTCGAGGACCTCTGTAAGGGCCCGCACGTCGAGTCGACCGGCGACATCGGCGCGGTGAAACTGCTCAACATCTCCTCGGCGTTCTGGCGCGGCGACGAGGACGAGGACACGTTGACCCGGATCTACGGGACGGCCTTCGAATCCGAGTCCGACCTCGAAGAGTACCTCACGCTCCGCGAGGAGGCCCAGGAGCGGGATCACCGAAAGCTCGGCCAGGAACTGGACCTCTTCTCGATCCCCGACGTCACCGGTCCCGGGCTGCCGCTGTATCACCCCAACGGCAAGAAGATCCTCGACGAGCTCGGCGACTACGCCCGCTCGCTGAATCTGGACGCCGGCTACGACCCCGTCGAGACGCCGCACCTGTTCCGGACGGAACTGTGGAAGAAGTCGGGCCACTACGACAACTACGTCGACGACATGTTCCTGATGGACGTCAACGACGAGGAGTATGGGTTAAAGCCGATGAACTGCCCGGGGCACGCGACGATCTTCGATCAGAAGTCGTGGTCCTACCGCGACCTTCCGGTTCGGTACTTCGAGGACGGCAAAGTGTACCGGAAGGAACAGCGCGGCGAGCTCTCGGGGCTCTCTCGGGTCTGGTCTTTCACCATCGACGACGGTCACCTGTTCTGCCGGCCCGAGCAGATCGAGCAGGAAGTGAATCAGGTGATGGAGGCCATCTACGAGGTGCTCGACACCTTCGACCTCGACGCCCACGTCGCCTTAGCGACGCGCCCGGAGAAGTCCGTCGGCGGCGACGAGATCTGGGAGCAGGCCGAGTCACAGCTCCGATCCGTGCTCGAAAACCAGGGCATCGACTACGACCTCGAACCCGGCGACGGGGCCTTCTATGGACCCAAAATCGACTTCGCGTTCGAGGACGCGCTGGGCCGAAAGTGGGACGGCCCGACGGTCCAACTCGACTTCAATATGCCCGAGCGCTTCGAGCTGTCGTACACGGGCGAGGACAACGAGGATCACCGGCCGGTGATGATTCACCGCGCGCTCTATGGCTCCTACGAGCGGTTCTTTATGGTGCTCATCGAGCACTTCGACGGGAAGTTCCCGTTCTGGCTCGCGCCCGAGCAGGTCCGCGTCCTGCCGATCAGCGACGACCAACTCGGCTACGCCCACCGCGTGAAGAACGAACTCGGCGACTTCCGCGTCTCGGTGGAAGACCGCTCGTGGACGCTCGGACGGAAGATCCGTGAGGCTCAGGAGGACCGCGTCCCGTACATGATCGTCGTCGGCGGCGACGAGGAGGAGGCGGGGACGATCTCGGTCCGCGACCGCAAGGAGCGGGAGGATCAGGACGTCGAGATCGAGACGTTCCGCGCGCACCTCGAAGACGAGTACGCCGAGAAGCGGATCGAACCGGACTTCCTGGACGAGTAG
- a CDS encoding endonuclease V, with product MNPARPAFVPDASATREEMESLQREVAAVATWADEFDFDPAAVGPLRDSGSGGDSRQATLSPGSPSAESSLPLVAGVDQAFLDDRAVSVVVVRRGGTVIERAHTVTDLEIPYIPGLLAFREGGPILAAFAELTCDPDLVVFDGSGRIHYRQAGLATHIGVTLDIPSVGVAKGLLCGTPEADVDGRPEGWRTPILADDDVENAEPGERIGHALQSRQYDSRPIVNPIYVSPGHRVAVDTATDLVERLCDGYKLPEPTRLADAYADEVKRDVASGG from the coding sequence ATGAACCCGGCCCGTCCGGCGTTCGTCCCCGACGCCTCGGCGACACGCGAGGAGATGGAGTCCCTCCAGCGCGAGGTCGCCGCAGTCGCGACGTGGGCTGACGAGTTCGACTTCGATCCGGCGGCGGTCGGCCCGCTTCGCGACTCCGGTTCCGGCGGTGACTCCCGACAGGCGACGCTCTCTCCCGGGTCTCCGAGCGCCGAGTCCTCCCTCCCGCTCGTCGCCGGCGTCGATCAGGCCTTCCTCGACGACCGCGCGGTGAGCGTCGTGGTCGTCCGCCGCGGCGGAACGGTGATCGAACGCGCCCACACCGTGACCGACCTAGAGATTCCGTACATCCCGGGGCTGTTGGCCTTCCGCGAGGGCGGGCCGATCCTCGCGGCCTTCGCGGAACTGACGTGCGATCCGGACCTCGTCGTCTTCGACGGCAGCGGCCGCATCCACTACCGGCAGGCCGGGCTGGCGACCCACATCGGCGTGACCCTCGACATCCCGAGCGTCGGCGTCGCGAAGGGGCTGCTCTGCGGGACGCCCGAGGCCGACGTCGACGGGCGGCCGGAGGGCTGGCGGACGCCGATCCTCGCGGACGACGACGTCGAGAACGCCGAGCCGGGAGAACGGATCGGACACGCGCTCCAGTCGCGGCAGTACGACTCGCGACCGATCGTCAACCCGATCTACGTCAGCCCCGGCCACCGGGTCGCGGTCGACACGGCGACGGACCTCGTCGAGCGACTCTGTGACGGCTACAAACTCCCGGAACCGACGCGGCTCGCTGACGCCTACGCCGACGAGGTGAAGCGGGACGTGGCGTCGGGCGGGTGA
- a CDS encoding rhomboid family intramembrane serine protease: MATCDECGAHENMPYQCRRCGQTFCAEHRLPENHDCPGLGDWDDPSGVFDSGFDDSVRNRGGGSTSGGVADRVLGTGGPLGYFRGNMSYVFLGVMWVTFALQFFVFPLLLGASPRSSLWQAAFVLSPGHIEYVWTWITSIFAHGGFTHIAFNSIALYFFGPVVERYLDTKRFTALFFAAGIVAGLAQVLSTLLTVGPFGAGVVGASGAIMGVLGVLTVLNPNLKVYLYFIIPMPLWVLTLGFAAFSIVAGFGVAAGGGVVGGNVAHLAHLAGLLVGLAYGVRVKGRVGVPQSLQFGGGRGGPGGPGGPGGPGGRF, from the coding sequence ATGGCTACCTGCGACGAGTGCGGGGCACACGAGAATATGCCGTACCAGTGCCGACGGTGCGGACAGACCTTCTGCGCCGAGCACCGGCTCCCGGAGAACCACGACTGCCCGGGTCTCGGTGACTGGGACGATCCTTCCGGAGTGTTCGACAGCGGCTTCGACGACTCGGTCCGGAACCGCGGCGGCGGATCAACTTCGGGGGGTGTCGCCGACCGAGTTCTCGGCACTGGCGGCCCCCTGGGGTACTTCCGCGGGAATATGAGCTACGTCTTCCTCGGCGTGATGTGGGTCACCTTCGCGCTGCAGTTTTTCGTCTTTCCCCTGCTCCTCGGCGCGTCGCCGCGGAGCAGCCTCTGGCAGGCGGCGTTCGTGCTCTCGCCCGGACACATCGAGTACGTCTGGACGTGGATCACGTCCATCTTCGCCCACGGGGGCTTCACGCACATCGCGTTCAACAGCATCGCGCTGTACTTCTTCGGCCCGGTCGTCGAGCGTTACCTCGACACGAAGCGCTTCACGGCGCTGTTCTTCGCGGCGGGCATCGTCGCCGGCCTCGCGCAGGTGCTCTCGACGCTTCTCACGGTCGGTCCCTTCGGGGCGGGCGTCGTCGGCGCGTCGGGGGCGATTATGGGCGTTCTCGGCGTGCTGACCGTGTTGAACCCGAATCTGAAGGTGTACCTGTACTTCATCATCCCGATGCCGCTGTGGGTGCTGACGCTCGGGTTCGCCGCGTTCAGCATCGTCGCCGGGTTCGGCGTCGCCGCCGGCGGCGGCGTCGTCGGCGGCAACGTCGCCCACCTCGCACACCTGGCGGGCCTCCTGGTCGGACTCGCCTACGGCGTCCGCGTGAAGGGCCGCGTCGGCGTCCCGCAGTCGCTGCAGTTCGGCGGCGGTCGGGGCGGACCCGGTGGGCCGGGCGGACCGGGCGGCCCCGGCGGACGGTTTTGA
- a CDS encoding inorganic diphosphatase has product MSNLWEDIETGPDAPDVVYAVVECLKGERNKYEYDKDVPGVVLDRVLHSNVHYPSDYGFLPQTYYDDEDPFDILVLVEDQTFPGCIIEARPVALMEMDDDGEKDDKVIAVPAEDPRYDDVQDVDDLTDQKKAEIAEFFETYKNLEAGKETETLGWDDAAAAKDAIEHAMDLYEENFA; this is encoded by the coding sequence ATGTCGAACCTCTGGGAAGACATCGAGACCGGACCGGACGCGCCGGACGTCGTCTACGCCGTCGTCGAGTGTCTGAAGGGCGAGCGGAACAAGTACGAGTACGACAAGGACGTCCCGGGCGTCGTCCTCGACCGCGTGCTTCACTCGAACGTCCACTACCCCTCCGACTACGGCTTCCTCCCGCAGACGTACTACGACGACGAGGACCCCTTCGACATCCTCGTACTGGTCGAAGACCAGACGTTCCCCGGCTGTATCATCGAGGCGCGCCCGGTCGCGCTGATGGAGATGGACGACGACGGCGAGAAGGACGACAAAGTGATCGCCGTCCCGGCCGAGGACCCCCGATACGACGACGTGCAGGACGTCGACGACCTCACCGACCAAAAGAAGGCCGAGATCGCCGAGTTCTTCGAGACGTACAAGAACCTCGAAGCGGGCAAAGAGACGGAGACGCTCGGCTGGGACGACGCCGCGGCCGCGAAGGACGCCATCGAGCACGCGATGGACCTCTACGAAGAGAACTTCGCGTAA